Proteins from a single region of Lentimicrobiaceae bacterium:
- a CDS encoding helix-turn-helix domain-containing protein: MSETKEKYKSMTYSQLAQVYGVSYTTFRKWLKEFLPHLLPRKNRVLTPRQVEEIRNELG; the protein is encoded by the coding sequence ATGTCTGAAACTAAAGAAAAATACAAAAGTATGACTTATAGCCAGCTTGCACAAGTGTATGGTGTTTCATATACCACGTTCCGCAAGTGGTTAAAAGAATTTTTGCCACATTTGTTACCACGCAAGAATAGAGTTTTAACGCCTCGACAGGTTGAGGAAATTAGAA